A stretch of DNA from Oryzomicrobium terrae:
TGGTCGCCGTGGGCAACAATCAAGATTCCAGCAGTCATTCCATTTTCATGCAACATCGTGGGGCCCATGCCCCGGTTTAGTTCGCGGCCGGGGGCGAAGGTTGCGTCGCCGCCGGCAGGTCCACTTCGGTGTAGGCCGGCAGGGTCTTGCCGTCGGCCCCCGGCACCCACTGCACGCGGGAGGCCAGGGCCCGGCTGACCTCGATCCGGCCATCCTGGCCGACACGCAGCACCTGGTTCAGGCCGAAGCTGGCGGCCTGGGCGCGCCATTGCTTCGGTCCGGCGATGAAGATCGGCTTGGAGGCAGCGTCCGACAGGGCGCCGACCCCGGCGGGCAATCCCGGCCCCGGGCTGACCAGTACGGTTACCGCCTGGGTGTGGGTCACCGGCTGGCCGGTGCGCGGGTCGAGGAGGTGACTATACCGGCGCCCGTCCACTTCGAAGAAGCGCTGGTAGTCGCCGGAAGTGCCGATGGCCTCGCCGTCCTTGAGGGTCAGGGCGGCCAGGGGGCCGGGCTGGCGTGGGTGCTGGATACCTACCTTCCACGGCTGGCCGAACTTGTCGCCCAGGGCCATGACGTTGCCGCCGATATTGATCAGGGCGTGGCTGATGCCGCGCTGGCGCAGGATGGCGGCGGCCCGGTCGAGGGCGACGCCCTTCAGGTAGCCGCCGAAATCCAGGGCGACGCTGCCCTTGCGGCTGCGCGCCTCGAACCCGCCGCCGGCGGTGGGGCTGACGGTGACGTCGGCGATCGACGGGCGCGAGGCCAGCCAGCCGGCCACCTTGCCCGGGTCGGGCAGGCGCGGCGCGAAGGTGTCGGAATGGAAGCCCCACAGGGCCACCAGTTGGCCGATGCCCGGGTCGAACAGGCCGTTGCCGAGGGCGGTGAGGCGCTGGGCTTCCTGGATGAAACCGGCCAGTTCGGCGCTGACCGGCACCACCCGGTTGGCGGCGAAGGCCCGGTTCAGTTCGGTAAGGGGCGATTCCTGCCAGGCGTGGTAGGTACGGTGCAGCCGGTCGAACTCGGCCAGCACGGCGGCGACGGCGTCTTCGGCATCGCCCTTGGAGACGGCCGGTTCGGCCACCAGCACCTCGACCCGGGTGCCGAAGACGAAGGCTTCGCGCTGCACTGGGGTCGGGGCGCCGCAGGCGCTCACCAGGGCGCCCAGGGCCAGGCCGAGCACGGCGCTGCGCAAGGCGCGCCAGGTGCGCCCGATGACCGGGGGGCGGTGCGGGGCGGGACGGAAAGCGGGGGAAGGATGCTGCATGGGGCGGACGGTGGGCCGGCCGGCGCCGGCG
This window harbors:
- a CDS encoding FAD:protein FMN transferase, encoding MQHPSPAFRPAPHRPPVIGRTWRALRSAVLGLALGALVSACGAPTPVQREAFVFGTRVEVLVAEPAVSKGDAEDAVAAVLAEFDRLHRTYHAWQESPLTELNRAFAANRVVPVSAELAGFIQEAQRLTALGNGLFDPGIGQLVALWGFHSDTFAPRLPDPGKVAGWLASRPSIADVTVSPTAGGGFEARSRKGSVALDFGGYLKGVALDRAAAILRQRGISHALINIGGNVMALGDKFGQPWKVGIQHPRQPGPLAALTLKDGEAIGTSGDYQRFFEVDGRRYSHLLDPRTGQPVTHTQAVTVLVSPGPGLPAGVGALSDAASKPIFIAGPKQWRAQAASFGLNQVLRVGQDGRIEVSRALASRVQWVPGADGKTLPAYTEVDLPAATQPSPPAAN